One segment of Pyrococcus sp. ST04 DNA contains the following:
- a CDS encoding ferritin family protein, translated as MPSPLELFMKRAGIKDEVKEVINELRGKSLKEILSYALTGEVDSTKLYKFLYKKLPDGYPKMKFLEFMRIEQDHDEKVMRIFKALFPREEPLKVELKTWPKIFEERDFRLEKVKDYLDVLEIGMDAEQLAEGVYLMLADILEEPDYKRLFLKLAEDERDHYNFLKDEYEFYSRIEAEKSLKELIEELKKAKASQA; from the coding sequence GTGCCATCTCCACTCGAGCTTTTCATGAAGAGGGCAGGGATCAAGGATGAAGTGAAGGAAGTCATCAATGAACTTAGAGGGAAGTCATTAAAAGAGATCCTGAGCTACGCACTAACCGGAGAGGTGGATTCCACGAAACTTTACAAGTTCCTCTACAAAAAGTTGCCCGACGGATATCCGAAAATGAAGTTTCTCGAGTTCATGAGAATTGAACAAGATCATGATGAGAAAGTAATGAGAATATTTAAAGCCCTATTTCCCAGAGAAGAACCCTTAAAAGTAGAGCTAAAAACCTGGCCGAAAATTTTTGAAGAGAGGGACTTTAGGCTCGAGAAAGTTAAAGACTACTTGGATGTCCTTGAGATAGGAATGGATGCAGAGCAACTTGCGGAAGGAGTTTACTTAATGCTAGCAGATATCCTAGAAGAACCAGACTATAAGAGGCTCTTCTTAAAGCTGGCCGAGGATGAAAGAGACCACTATAACTTCTTGAAAGATGAGTATGAGTTCTATTCGAGGATAGAGGCCGAGAAAAGTCTAAAAGAACTTATAGAAGAATTAAAGAAAGCTAAGGCTTCTCAAGCCTGA